A region of the Gallaecimonas mangrovi genome:
CCGCTGATAGTCGAAATGAGTGTGCCGCTGATTAACAGCCCACCGGCAACACCTGCACCAAGGCTCATCGTATACAAGCTGACGGCTATGGCGCGGGCCGGACCAGTGAAGCGTAACTGGATAAGCGACAAAACCTGCGGTACAAGGATTGCAGCACCGAGCCCGGCAAATAGCTGTCCAATCAGGAGCATCCACCATGTTACGGCAAAGGCTGAGATCAGTCCCGATAACGATAGGATGATTGCGCCGATACTGAACCACTGACGCTGCGCTGAGGCACCCAGTCGAGCGCCGGCAACCATAAATGTGGTAAGAGCAAAGCTAAATGCCGAGGCGATCAGCTGTAACTGGGCGGCGGGCAACCCCAAAGTGGCCCCCACCTTGGGTGCGGCAACGCTCATTGCTGCGGCTCCCCAACTTCCCATGGCTTGGCCGACGATAAGTACCGAAAGACCTTTCCATCTTGGTCCGATCCTGTCCCAGGGAGGCATGACTTGATCATGCATCTTGCTTTTCTCGGTTTTGAACATCACTTTGTGTCAGAGCAAGACTGCTCTCGATCCTGGCACCACGTTCCAAAATTCTGCCAACGGGACAGCGATCTGAAATATCGAGCAAGGTCTGTCGCTGTTCGTCGCTCAAGGCCCCTTTTAGCGTGATCGTCCTGGTGAAAAGAAACGGCCGCTCCTCACCCATTTGTTTGTCATGCTGCAGCTCGGTTTCAACTTTTTCTAATGGAATGCACTTGCGGTCAGCATAGAGACGAAGTGTCATCACCGTGCAGGCCGCAAGTGCGGCGGAAATCATCTCTACCGGTGATAAGCCACTGTCAAGCCCTCCGAGCCGTGCGGGTTCGTCGGCAATGAGCCGATGGTCGCGTGCAGATATGCTAACTTGATAGCCGCCTTGACCGGTCTCAACCGCATGCAAAGTACTCCCCCGCGCAGCTACTGTCTCGGCCGGCTCCACAGATATTTCGGGCAGATAACGAACTGCCCATGAAGCAATTACATCCGCCGAGTAATCCGCATCTCGACGTGCAGTCAGCAAATGATCAGCGTCATCAAGTGACACGAAGCTTTTGGGGTGTTTAGCGGCCATGAAGATCTGTGCAGCGTTGTTTATTCCAACAATCTTGTCGCCGGGCGCATGTAGGATCAGCAAGGCTTTGTTCATCGATGCGACGCGGGTCATCAAATCTTGGCGCTGTACGTCTTCGACAAAGGACTTGTGAAACTCGAAGTCTCGCCCCGAAAGGGACACAGTAGCTTGGCCTGTCTGGTGGATTTCTTTTAGGCTTTGTGGGTCGAACTGGTGCAGGATATGGCTGACATCGGCCGGTGCGCCAAGCGCCGCCACTGCATGTACAGAGGGCAACTGAGAAGCTGCTGCGAGAACCGCCGAG
Encoded here:
- a CDS encoding bifunctional alpha/beta hydrolase/OsmC family protein, producing the protein MSDASFNFTGSNGNMLSGRLERPRSTLRGWAIFAHCFSCGKDSLAAARISRALARNGIGVLRFDFAGLGKSEGSFGQSGFACNVEDLMAAAGAMTKAGMEPTLLVGHSLGGSAVLAAASQLPSVHAVAALGAPADVSHILHQFDPQSLKEIHQTGQATVSLSGRDFEFHKSFVEDVQRQDLMTRVASMNKALLILHAPGDKIVGINNAAQIFMAAKHPKSFVSLDDADHLLTARRDADYSADVIASWAVRYLPEISVEPAETVAARGSTLHAVETGQGGYQVSISARDHRLIADEPARLGGLDSGLSPVEMISAALAACTVMTLRLYADRKCIPLEKVETELQHDKQMGEERPFLFTRTITLKGALSDEQRQTLLDISDRCPVGRILERGARIESSLALTQSDVQNREKQDA